The following nucleotide sequence is from Salvia splendens isolate huo1 chromosome 2, SspV2, whole genome shotgun sequence.
tttCTTAAAGAAATATGAGTAAATTTTGAAACCAGATAGATCAATTCATTGGAGATAAAAAAAGAGAGTCAAGTATGATAAGTAGGATTATGTCTAAGGCCTTTTTTATATGTTAGCCTTAGGTGCAGGGGCGTAGCCAGAAAATCATGCTATATGGGGCAAAATTATATCCAGtgtaattttatgaattttaataaaggGGCATTTAGTGAAGAAGttgatatatatttgaaaatttgtaCTAAAATATAGAAGGATGAGTGGGGTGAggaggggcaattgccccatCTAGACATAGGCTAGCTACGCCCCTGCTTAGGTGATCAATTACACACAATAAATGTAAGATTTCAAAAGTACAAAAGATACAATAGATTTAAAAGTTACTACACAAAACGAGTACATATTTTAAGACTCTTAACACAATATAATCATATACTCCTCTATTAAAACCACCAACTTTTATTAAGGATCTTaatataaaaacataataaaCCAAAGTCTTCTCGTGAACACATCAGAAACTCTAATCTCATCACATGACCAACCATTGGCGGATCTACATGTATCGGGGAGGGCTTTAGCCCttaataaattgattttttaaactTCTTCCTATTATaaacttttaaaatttattcatttttatacatataattatataaaagcTCCTTTTAATAATCTAAAGTacctaaaaatttatttttaagtaGTATAACTTTAAATATTTAGTCGCTAATTATGTTCATTGCTGCGTCTGCCACTGTGACCAACAACCAATCAAGTTCACACAAAACAAGCGCCACGCTACTTAAAACCTCGTTTATCGCACTCGAGACTCTCAAACCCTTCAAATCTTCTCAAACAAAGGCCGAGGTCCAAGTTAAATTCAAATCGATTTCACCATAAAAAGCTTCACATGTAGTCTGATAGTGATAAAATAgaccaatgatgaagaaggcaCAAAGAGTAATTGTTCCACCAAAAAGAGTGTATAAAAGAAGAAAGTAAATGAAATAACTAAATGAGCTATCACTCATGCGATAAATCAAAGGGTGCGGGTTGGAACAAAGGGATCAGGATTCTGGGTGGTATGGGTATCGGGCTTCGGGTATTGGCACCACTTTGCTTTACATGGGTTGCATTCAAATGGGCCATATTTGTTCACAGCCCAacacaaaataattaaagttgGTGTGTATATCTTACTATAAATTTGTTGAATGGATTTTGAATTATCTTTTCAAATAATAAGCTCAAGCACTGAATTTACTTGAAAATTTATACTTTCAATCTAATAATGCAGCATTGTATTCTCAATTTGTAATGTAAGTATATACCTACGACTTCGTAGTTCATTTTCAATAAGAAGTTTCAGAaaagtttcaaataaaaataaaatgtgaagaagattatgtttttaaaattttgaaatatgagAGTTTTCATATTTCCAAACGTGGTTAATGCCCTAAATCTGTGGACCATTTTCGATGTTGCTTCTGTTATAGGAAATTATATTTCGTTTAGAAGtcgattttttttgaaaaagcaccaacaatattaaatttattaataattttggtAACAAACTTGTGCCCCATAATGCCTAAGTTAATTAAGCTTCAAACACACTGCAGTCTTATTCCACATGATGACAAGTGACTTTTGAGCTTATTTCCACTAATCAAATCCAACAGCAAAAATTCACTGTAGAAGTTGGGATGTCCATTCATGATACATAATTACATCTTTGATTATTGCAAACTAAATCATTCATAGGTTAATGAATAGTTACATTTTTAGGTACCATaagtttgaaatattttataaaatgacataGAGTTAAATTTACGAGTAGATATTGTTAATTTATTAGCTCAGACAAATTGTTAGAAATATAAATTTCCGAAGTACCTTGAATATTTATATACGTATGAAGCTCTATATAATTCATTGATCTTTTCTAGTATCAATCTTGGAAAAAGTGTATATTCATATAACCCCTTGatatatatctatattattatcaccctttcttattttaatttataaggatagtttatcaatttttaataaaatgattggattttatttcttatgGTATGGATCGTTTGTTTATgaaaattattcaaaattatgataaaaaGGACGTGCTTTACCGTATAAATTTTAGGTGTATCACATATATTAAACTCCACATAATTTATGAGTATAAGCTTGTTAAATACTCCTACTAGTATATAGGTAATATAATATGGCTACGACTAAATGAAGCAACTATTTTTTGCTAATCTTGGGACTGCTTGATTTAACTAGAATGATCAATCTATTTCGAGtaatcatataaaaaaaatgtaagagCAAAAGAGGAGCGACGTTgactttattttaataaattaaccTTTCATACCTAATGATTCCTCTCACAGAAAATGGGATAGAGTGACATTTCGATAGTAGAATATTCATGTGATTCAAAGATGGGCAACCCTATTCACATGAGGTTCAACTTAATGACCATATCAATATGATACAATTATTCCGATATACTCTTTcgagcaattttttttttgtgtgtctAACACCAAAGCATCTACTGAAGATCCAGTAACTAGTCCCCTTACTGATTTGTATGCAATGGTAGGACAATTTAAAGTTGCTACGTACCCAAAGTCAATGATCGGTCATCTCCGCACCACACAACTCATTAGAGATGGGAAAGGGGAGGATGAGGGGAGCTCGTTATGCCAATTAAGTTGCAATAAAGAAGAGAAAGCATGGCAAAATCAAACATTACTTTGGCTTCACTCCTACTCAAAACCCCATGATATAAACTCCACCAGACATTGTTTTGCTCAAGGTTTGTAATAATAATTCTGCATTCATTAGTACTTACCTCCTCCATTTTTCTCATCAACCTCCAGTTTCCCTTATCTGGCTTTCCTCCAATGGGGATGCCAAAGCCCCCAAGAGGAAAGCTGCCTCTGTCGATTCTTGCCATCACAATCTGCGTGTCGGCCTTCCTCGTGCTGCTCTACACGGAGAGCATCACCTTCTTCTCTCCCACCTCCATGTTTAAGCTCAAGCCCTGTGCCAAGAGGTATGCTGCCAACAAAGCTGCCACAGGTAATTAGTCTCACGTCGTCTCAGTCATGGAGTTTATGATGATCTTGATCCTTTCTTTTTTCATCTATGATAGAGAAAAGAAAAGTTGATGCAGCATTGAGACGTGCAACAGATGACCGGTTTGAGTTTGATCCGAAAGAATGCTCTCTCAATCAAGGGAAATGGGTGTTCAACCGTACTAATAAGCCTCTGTATACGGACACATCATGCCCGTATCTGGACAGGCAGGTCTCCTGTGTCAAGAATGGGAAGCGCGATCTTGATTACCAGAAATGGGAATGGAGGCCTGATGACTGCATATTGCCTAGGTCAGGAATGCCAGATTACACAAGCCGTGAAACTGAGCTTTGATCAGAAAATCGCGCCTAAAGAGGCTTCAAATGAGTAGGGTTGTGCTAGTGTTTGTGTTTCTTGACTAACCTCGTTTGCTCGTGCAGGTTTGATCCGAAAACTGCACTGCTGAAGCTGCAAGGGAAGAGGATCATGTTCGTTGGGGACTCACTACAGAGAGGGCAGTGGCAGTCCCTCGTCTGCCTAGTTGAATCTGTGATACCACAAGGGGAGAAATCAATGAAACGAGGGCGTATGCATAATGTGTTCAAAGCCAAGGTGCATATAAACAGCAACAAACTTTGGTCACAAATTGAGATTGTGTGAACTATCAAGAAATCACAGTTTcatgtttcttgattgtgtAGCAATACAACACAAGCATCGAGTTCTACTGGGCTCCGTTTCTCGTGGAATCAAACTCGGATCTTCACATAATAGCAGACCCAAAGAAGAGGATTCTGAGAGTCGATTCAGTAGCAAAGCATGCAGAGCACTGGACAAATGTAGATATCCTGGTATTCAACACATATGTTTGGTGGATGAGTGGTCTGAAGATTAAGTCACTGTAAAAACCTCTCAACTTTATTACTAAGTTATGTGCGTTGAAACAGCTGGTATTCTTACATCTGCAGCTTAATGCAGGTGGGGTTCATTTGCAAATGGTGAAGAAGGATTTCAGGAACTTGATGCCTCTGTTTCCTACACATTAGGACTCAAGACATGGGCAAATTGGGTGGATTCAAATATTAATCCCAATAAAACAAAGGTGTTTTTCACCACAATGTCTCCTACCCATCAAAGGTCAGTCTTTCCATTTATTCATACTGGCGAATTatgatagaaaaagaaaaaaaaaagcaaataaaaGATGCCAATTAAAACCATTTCTTCTCAACTGGGTTATTATTGTAAATACTTATATGGAGAATGGAGTAGATAATTATGAAATGATCGACTCAAATGCATAAACATGACGTTTACCAACTTATATAGAAAACACTAACATTTATggaaaaaaggggaaaaaaagTACAAATAGATGAAGGTTAATGGCTTACAATCAATCTCATCATTATTCCACAATTACAACTTCATCTGTTAACACATCTTCACCAAGATCACACCGAACGGAAGACTTTAACCTTAAAATCTAGAAAGCGTCATCCctctttccttttttggcagAAGCATATTTAGGCTCTAGAGTCTTTTTTGACCAAAAAACACCCCAATTTTATGTTTATTCACCAAAACTATCTTATTCACGTCAGGATTTGATCTTGTGTTTCAGTGAAGCAAAAAAGATCCCATTTTTACACACATCAAAATCAAAGTAAGGGTAATAAAAAAGCCTCAGAAACCTAAAGATTAACGCAATAACATCATTTAACACAGCTAAAAGTGTAGATATCAAATTTTAGCCACTTTAATCCAGTATAATAGGTTTGCTGTCACACtttcagtatttttttattctgtactccataatttaattttgcacgattatttaattttattttattttataatcatCAACTAGGTTTTATTCCACCAAATATATTAGTTCTAcatatttttcaattaatttaactATTACTCCATTATGAAAGAGGATATTTGTTACCTCACCTCCGCATTTCATCGAACATCAGGAGCGTAGACTGGGGCAACGAGAAAGGCATCAAATGCTTCAACGAGACGAAGCCGATAAGAAACAAATGGCACTGGGGAACCGGCTCCGATCGGCGGATCATGAGCGCCGTCGTCGACGTCGTCGGAAAGATGAAGACTCCGGTCACGATGCTGAACGTCACTCAGCTGTCGGAGTACAGAATCGATGCTCACTCCTCAATCTACACTGAATCGGGGGGAAGATTGTTGACCGATGAAGAGAAGAAGGATCCATTGCACCACGCGGATTGCATACATTGGTGTTTACCGGGAGTCCCCGACACCTGGAATCGGATTCTCTACGCGCATTTGCTCTACGTGTAGAGAGACGAGTGTTTCGTCGCAAATTTAATTGTAAAATTTCCAATGAGTTATTCAGGCATCAGgttgaatgatatacatgatttactTAGTGTTGTGACAAGTAGTATGTGTAATACACAAATTCATCTCATCAACACATTTTCTTTTACActaaaattcttttattttttaaagtctCTTTTATATTAATCTCAAAACAAATGGAGTAGTAGTAACATCTTCCAAGTTAAAAACAGAATAAGTTGGAAgaggacaaattaaaaaggtttattttcttaaaaaaattaactgaTTAATTTGTTTggtatgttttaaaaataatttattttgggataaatcatagatgcaatattttagattattaaaaaaatacagtcCTACTTCCTGAAGTTTTATTAATGGAAAGGTTTTATAGAGTAATAATGAGAAAAATCTGGTTTGGGCATTGGTGAAAAAGGATTAATGTCTATATTAGTACtaaataaaaagttaaaatgtctattttgttctgattttagttattttagacTAAATTATTAAGGAAAAGtaattttgtaatttcaatttatCGACCCAAAAAAAACGGGCCCAGCAAATAATTTCAAGGAAGCCCGGCCCATCAAACAAATTATTTACTATTATAGTGAGAGGGTTAGATATGAACACGACAAGCCTAGCATATTATAGAGGAAACACGAAACAAATTAGCTTATTCTTAATTCTTATACATCTATAATTAGGGTTTCGATTCTTGGATCTCTTTCAGGTAGTTGATATCTGGTTCCGACCACAAAATCAATATTTCCATATTTCACTACAATTAATCggaaccttttttttttctgtgatTTGAAGAATGGCTGGGGGCGGAAATTTCATTCACAGAGTGCTTTCTTATGTCGCTAACGAGCTCATTGTAAATGGACTTGCCAACAAGTAATTTTCTTTTCATTATGAATTTGATTCAATATCTCCGTTAGATATATtagatttgttgtcgaaagatGATGAGTATCACGCTGTTATCGAATTAGGTAAACGAATTTTGCGATTGCGATAGGTTTGTTACGATTGCAAATATGATCGcgatttttttaatcaaaatttatcGGTCTGAGGCTAATTCTGTCGATTGAAAATTGTCAGATTCTTTTGTTAGGTTCTATTCATTTTGTTACGACTGAGATGTTAAAATGTTGTCAATGTCATTGATCAAGGTTTGCATAAAATATTTTCCTGGTTGATTCTTTCAGCTTATTGcatatttattgttatttttattgctGGTGACGAAGATATGGTGAAGAAAGAAGTAATAAGGCTTGATTGTTGATGGTTTGGTTGAAGTGAGATTGTTTTatgtttttaaaaatgaaaataggaGCCTCTGATGACTTCCATAGGCTTGTGACTATATTTTAGTAGCAAATTTGATCTGTCTGAACGTCTATTGAAGACTGAACGTTGTTAGATTCTGTTAATTTTGCTACTTTTCACTTTTCAGCAGAATCAGCACATGAGCCGTGAAGTCTTATATCTGGCTATCTAACCTTTTTTTATGCTATACTTTTAACCGGAACAATTGATTTTATTTAGGTTATTTGTAACTACCCCCATTTGGTAGATTGTGTGATCAACTCAGAACATAATCACCATGATTCTTGTTGGTCTTGTTGTAGTGGGCTAGTATCGTTTTTTCACTAAGATAACAATAGAAGCTTAGTATGACTTTCTTAGGCTCCTGATGATTTCTGACATGATAGCAGTAGTTACTGCTgtgttttttagttttttctttctttctttctttctttctttctttaattttctttatcttttctctCTTTCCAAATCTATAAAACCAAAAGGGCAATTGTGATGTTTCCTGTTTGAGGACTATCTGTTTGTTGGCATCCAAATACTTGACCACTTTTATAGAAGCAATGTgcatattttgtaattttaaaaaagatGAAAATATGAGATCCTGATGACTTCTGTTGGCTAGTAACAACTGTAGCAGTTTCTATAACAAGAGGATCTTCTGAGGCTAGCTAGCTCGGTTTATGAGATTTTGAGAAACATTTGGATGGGAATGGCAATTTACTGTTTCCATTTGATGGTTGTTTATCTCTATTCTCTCCATGTGCATGCCACTTTTATAATTGCATTGTTCTTTCAATAGGAGTTGTGCTATGTATAACATAATTATAATGTAGAAGATGTATTGTCACGAGTGCATTGTCTTTTAATGTATGTATATATCATGTTGTCCAGCCTGAGTTTCCAGAGATTTGCAGTGAGAACATCAAGGAAGATGAATGAAATATCTGAGATTGGTATTCTTTTGTTTTACGTTCTGTGTTGCTTTTTGGTTATCATAATCGCTCCATATTAAACCGTTTGTGCTCCATGCAGCTGCTCAGAAGAAGAAAGAGTTGGCTGAGCAAGTGAAGGATGCATCTAAGAACTTTGGGGTGGGTCATAAAAAACGATTGATATTGAATTTTGCAACTCATTTATGTATGATTTGTTTAAACAACGAAACTTTACTTGCTTGCAGCCCAAGGACCAGTGATGGTTGAAGATCGATCTGCTGAAACGGTGTGGGAGTTGTTGTATAGTGCTTTAGGTCTTGGTGAGGAAATTGTAGGTGAGTGGTGATTGTTCATTTCTTCATCTAAATAAGAAGATGAAGGTTGATGATGAATCTTGTTGTTGAATATTTAATAGTAGTGGATAATAATCGATTGGCACTTTTGACGGTGTAGCCTATTTGTGTTGGCGATGAGTATGTAACCTTTACCTCTGCAATCCAATATGGAGTACTAGCATTTATCATTATTTGGtggtttgtttatttatttatgaactAAAAGAACAAATATTGGATTATTATGTTTGAAATTTTTATATCTCATGAGGTACAATCTTGTCGAACAAATccgtgtcgtttcaaatgttgtCTATTTTTTAGGGACAAATAAAGTATATttctataaatttattaaagCATTAGAACTTTTAGTGTTTTAAATTGTATggttttattcttttttcattttaaaaataaattaatattaaaccttttcttttacttttcattcttttactatttttgaagcacataacaaaaaaaaatttatgtggATTACGGAAATATAGTGATAAATCATAAATGTGTGGGTCAAATGTGGGACGCCTCTCTAACCTtccatatctttcccatataATTTTCCATAATAAAAGTCATCCTTGTTTAAGAGTTAAGACGTTgagtaattaatactccctataTACTGCAATTCTTCAAATCATGATTATATAAAAGGGTAATAAGgtacatatataaaatataaatttaattttaaataaaaggtaaattacTTATTAGACCCCTTACGGCAATGCtataatgtaaaaaaaatcattttccttTAATACTAATAATCCCTGTTATAATAATTAAACAGTGTTCATATAACCATAcataagagcatctcctatggcgcccctccggtaggacgtccggtcggacaccgggaagggcgacgggacgtccgccgttgggaggtcggaggtcggatacggacgtcccgtgaggacgtcgggtgtcctcggacgtcccggcgacgggcgggcggacgtccgccactgtggcttcaactcggacgtccggtcggacgtcccgtttttattattattttttttgttttgaaactctatatatacggctcgttgaattttatttcattcgcaccacttgcgttaataacaagtttctctcggaggggttgacgtgataatgtattaatttttttttattagt
It contains:
- the LOC121760035 gene encoding protein trichome birefringence-like 3 — protein: MGMPKPPRGKLPLSILAITICVSAFLVLLYTESITFFSPTSMFKLKPCAKRYAANKAATEKRKVDAALRRATDDRFEFDPKECSLNQGKWVFNRTNKPLYTDTSCPYLDRQVSCVKNGKRDLDYQKWEWRPDDCILPRFDPKTALLKLQGKRIMFVGDSLQRGQWQSLVCLVESVIPQGEKSMKRGRMHNVFKAKQYNTSIEFYWAPFLVESNSDLHIIADPKKRILRVDSVAKHAEHWTNVDILVFNTYVWWMSGLKIKSLWGSFANGEEGFQELDASVSYTLGLKTWANWVDSNINPNKTKVFFTTMSPTHQRSVDWGNEKGIKCFNETKPIRNKWHWGTGSDRRIMSAVVDVVGKMKTPVTMLNVTQLSEYRIDAHSSIYTESGGRLLTDEEKKDPLHHADCIHWCLPGVPDTWNRILYAHLLYV